A region of Triplophysa dalaica isolate WHDGS20190420 chromosome 20, ASM1584641v1, whole genome shotgun sequence DNA encodes the following proteins:
- the LOC130409515 gene encoding gastrula zinc finger protein XlCGF7.1-like isoform X1: MFFIIYVLHVYVCFLFGVSMMMVQVDVMCCKSVGTDLSMLDIDDLMTEICQLKKEVKLLETKLRERDQLNRKDVCGVSLCDFTDQTSPDLLLSVCNEEQKTSVKLLDCEMELKTQIKEEQTDEGDEIYSDLMEVKEEKPHHLIMGEESLTCLNTEQNFSPKMNQIAATDQKESCTCPQCGKIFTRKSKLNRHIKIHTGERPYTCDQCGMTFIRNFHLQRHMKIHTGERSYRCDQCGRTFTRKDHLKDHMRVHNGKPYRCDQCGKMFFYKAMLQAHMRRHTEEKSQNCSLCERSFKYSKCLETHRKKCCKVHPHETV, encoded by the exons atgtttttcatcatttatgtgcttcatgtttatgtttgttttctctttggG gTGTCCATGATGATGGTGCAGGTGGAtgtgatgtgctgtaaatcagtagGAACTGATCTGTCTatgctggatattgatgatttgatgacagaaatctgtcagctgaagaaagaggtgaagttaCTGGAGACAaaactcagagagagagaccaactCAACAGAAAG GATGTATGTGGTGTTTCTCTCTGTGACTTCACTGATCAAACATCTCCAGATCTTCTGCTTTCTGTCTGTAATGAAGAGCAGAAGACATCAGTGAAGCTGCTGGACTGTGAGATGGAGCTGAAGACACAAATCAAAGAAGAACAAACAGATGAAGGTGATGAGATTTATTCAG ACCTGATGGAGGTGAAGGAGGAAAaacctcatcatctcataatgGGAGAAGAATCTCTGACCTGCTTGAACACTGAACAGAATTTCTCACCCAAAATGAATCAAATAGCAGCAACAGATCAAAAAGAGTCTTGTACctgccctcagtgtggaaagatcTTCACTCGCAAATCCAAACTTAATAGACACATaaaaattcacactggagaacgGCCATACACATGTGATCAGTGTGGGATGACCTTCATTCGTAACTTCCACCTTCAGAggcacatgaaaattcacactggagaaagaTCTTATAGATGTGACCAGTGTGGAAGGACCTTTACTCGTAAAGACCATCTTAAAGACCACATGAGAGTTCACAATGGAAAACCTTACAGATgtgatcagtgtggaaagatGTTCTTTTATAAAGCCATGCTTCAAGCTCACATGAGACGTCACACAGAAGAGAAATCTCAAAACTGCTCCTTATGTGAACGGAGTTTTAAATACTCTAAATGTCTTGAGACTCACAGGAAGAAGTGTTGCAAAGTTCATCCACATGAAACTGTTTAG
- the LOC130409515 gene encoding gastrula zinc finger protein XlCGF7.1-like isoform X2 yields MMMVQVDVMCCKSVGTDLSMLDIDDLMTEICQLKKEVKLLETKLRERDQLNRKDVCGVSLCDFTDQTSPDLLLSVCNEEQKTSVKLLDCEMELKTQIKEEQTDEGDEIYSDLMEVKEEKPHHLIMGEESLTCLNTEQNFSPKMNQIAATDQKESCTCPQCGKIFTRKSKLNRHIKIHTGERPYTCDQCGMTFIRNFHLQRHMKIHTGERSYRCDQCGRTFTRKDHLKDHMRVHNGKPYRCDQCGKMFFYKAMLQAHMRRHTEEKSQNCSLCERSFKYSKCLETHRKKCCKVHPHETV; encoded by the exons ATGATGATGGTGCAGGTGGAtgtgatgtgctgtaaatcagtagGAACTGATCTGTCTatgctggatattgatgatttgatgacagaaatctgtcagctgaagaaagaggtgaagttaCTGGAGACAaaactcagagagagagaccaactCAACAGAAAG GATGTATGTGGTGTTTCTCTCTGTGACTTCACTGATCAAACATCTCCAGATCTTCTGCTTTCTGTCTGTAATGAAGAGCAGAAGACATCAGTGAAGCTGCTGGACTGTGAGATGGAGCTGAAGACACAAATCAAAGAAGAACAAACAGATGAAGGTGATGAGATTTATTCAG ACCTGATGGAGGTGAAGGAGGAAAaacctcatcatctcataatgGGAGAAGAATCTCTGACCTGCTTGAACACTGAACAGAATTTCTCACCCAAAATGAATCAAATAGCAGCAACAGATCAAAAAGAGTCTTGTACctgccctcagtgtggaaagatcTTCACTCGCAAATCCAAACTTAATAGACACATaaaaattcacactggagaacgGCCATACACATGTGATCAGTGTGGGATGACCTTCATTCGTAACTTCCACCTTCAGAggcacatgaaaattcacactggagaaagaTCTTATAGATGTGACCAGTGTGGAAGGACCTTTACTCGTAAAGACCATCTTAAAGACCACATGAGAGTTCACAATGGAAAACCTTACAGATgtgatcagtgtggaaagatGTTCTTTTATAAAGCCATGCTTCAAGCTCACATGAGACGTCACACAGAAGAGAAATCTCAAAACTGCTCCTTATGTGAACGGAGTTTTAAATACTCTAAATGTCTTGAGACTCACAGGAAGAAGTGTTGCAAAGTTCATCCACATGAAACTGTTTAG
- the LOC130409597 gene encoding reelin domain-containing protein 1-like, with the protein MIRSSRSVYLPHHTLTVTVQSSRAFMGFLLQARSVLEDRVIGGEFRLHPPSTHTLSCVSPDDTVTHSDKMMKRNLSFSWRAPPQPSGDLRFYITLVQSYFVYWARIRSAVVHDGTRSSSVTDGHIGQETANVTASVLEHRVQKATLSTNTQTSTQTNSHTFIHSQYNKHTTKPAPLSTHASIPLYYNTQTSTQPQYNTPTPLNTYSYINLQHKMHTNTLTPYNKHSSIPSQYNTHTNTPGPLSTHTSTQPQNNTHTSTPAPLDTHTSTQPQNNTHTNTPAPLDTQTSKQPQNNTHTNTPAPLDTHTSTQPQNNTHTNTPAPLDTHTSKQPQNNTHTNTPAPLDTQTSTQPQNNTHTNTPVPLNTHTSTQPQNNIHTNTPAPFNTHTSTQPQNNTHPNTPAPLDTHTSTPAQNNTHTNTPAPFNTHNSTQTQNNTHTITPAPLDTHTSTQPQNNTNTNTPAPLDTHTFTQPQYTTHFSIHSQYNTHISTQPQSNKYTNTPAPLNTHTSTQPQHRTHTNTPAPLDTHTSKQPQNNTHTNTPVLLNTHTSTQPQNNTHTNTSAPHIPNTRNTHTHLKPSPAPRRSLSDLFLSQKPTEASVSVTQRQRDTFHPSGNLLKPRNRAKDLPGATETGGERPERVPRQNRSELGLLLGLSAALGMAIAGGLRYLQRKHCRKRTAVSLHNHRHDNRGIIHVQECGDLVQVRKIRQNSFLVLQSEYDLITPTGD; encoded by the exons ATGATACGCAGCAGCCGGTCAGTGTAcctgccgcatcacacactcacag TAACCGTGCAGAGCTCGCGGGCGTTCATGGGGTTTCTGCTGCAGGCGCGCTCAGTGCTGGAGGATCGTGTGATTGGAGGAGAGTTCAGGCTTCACCCtcccagcacacacacactgtcctGTGTCAGTCCTGATGACACGGTCACACACTCAGACAAAATGATGAAGAGGAACCTGTCGTTCAGCTGGAGAGCCCCACCGCAACCCAGCGGAGACCTGCGCTTTTA CATCACACTGGTTCAGTCTTACTTTGTGTACTGGGCTCGAATCAGATCAGCAGTAGTGCATGATGGGACACGGAGCTCTTCTGTTACTGACGGTCACATAGGACAAGAGACAGCAAATGTGACAG CCTCTGTGTTGGAACATAGAGTCCAAAAAGCAACACtgtccacaaacacacaaacgtcTACACAAACTAACTCGCACACTTTCATACACTCAcaatataacaaacacacaaccaaaCCGGCTCCATTGAGCACACACGCCTCTATACCATTATAttataacacacaaacctcTACACAACCACAATACAACACACCCACACCGTTGAACACATACAGCTATATAAACTTACAACATAAAATGCACACCAACACACTTACACCATataacaaacattcttccataCCCtcacaatataacacacacaccaacacacctGGACCGTTGAGCACGCACACCTCTACACAACCacagaataacacacacaccagcacacCTGCACCGTTGGACACACACACCTCTACACAACCacagaataacacacacaccaacacacccGCACCGTTGGACACACAAACCTCTAAACAACCacagaataacacacacaccaacacacctGCACCATTGGACACACACACCTCTACACAACCacagaataacacacacaccaacacacccGCACCGTTGGACACACACACCTCTAAACAACCacagaataacacacacaccaacacacctGCACCGTTGGACACACAAACCTCGACACAACCacagaataacacacacaccaacacacctGTACCgttgaacacacacacctctacaCAACCACAGAATAACATACACACCAACACACCTGCACCgtttaacacacacacctctacaCAACCGCAGAATAACACACACCCCAACACACCCGCACCGTTGGACACACACACCTCTACACCAGCacagaataacacacacaccaacacacctGCACCGTTTAACACACACAACTCTACACAAACGcagaataacacacacaccatcacacCTGCACCGTTGGACACACACACCTCTACACAACCACAGAATAACACAAACACCAACACACCCGCACCGTTGGACACACACACCTTTACTCAACCACAATATACCACACACTTTTCCATACACtcacaatataacacacacatctctACACAACCACAAAGTAACAAGTATACCAACACACCTGCACCattgaacacacacacctctacaCAACCACAACATAgaacacacaccaacacacctGCACCGTTGGACACACACACCTCTAAACAACCacagaataacacacacaccaacacacctgtactgttgaacacacacacctctacaCAACCacagaataacacacacaccaacacatcTGCACC TCACATCCCCAACACACGCAACACTCACACGCATCTCAAACCCTCTCCGGCTCCTCGCCGATCTCTCTCAGACCTCTTCCTATCCCAGAAGCCCACAGAGGCTTCGGTGTCAGTGACCCAGAGACAGCGGGACACGTTTCATCCATCTGGAAATCTTCTCAAACCACGGAACCGTGCCAAAGATCTTCCAGGAGCTACAGAGACGGGAGGAGAGAGACCGGAGCGCGTCCCCAGACAGAACAGATCTGAGCTGGGTCTGCTGCTGGGTCTCTCCGCCGCTCTGGGCATGGCCATCGCCGGCGGTCTCAGGTACCTGCAGAGGAAACACTGCCGCAAACGGACCGCCGTCTCGCTTCATAACCATCGCCATGACAACAGAGGCATCATCCATGTGCAAGAGTGTGGAGACCTGGTGCAGGTGCGCAAAATCCGACAAAACAGTTTCCTGGTGCTGCAGTCCGAGTATGATCTCATTACCCCGACAGGAGACTGA
- the slc10a7 gene encoding LOW QUALITY PROTEIN: sodium/bile acid cotransporter 7 (The sequence of the model RefSeq protein was modified relative to this genomic sequence to represent the inferred CDS: inserted 1 base in 1 codon), whose amino-acid sequence MGLIARARKEWFIIGILLVITCAKLEPSVGVKGGPLRPEFTITYVAVSVIFFNSGLSLKTEELASALMHVKLHFFVQTFTLVFFPVAIWLLLKVLALTAINVWLLKGLQTVACMPPPVSSAVILTKAVGGNEAAAIFNSAFGSFLGIVVTPLLLLVFLGSSSSVPFSSIFSQLFMTVVXPLIVGQVCRRFLRECLDRRKPPFGTVSSVVLLMIIYTTFCDTFSNPNIELDRLSLLLVVFIIFTIQLSFMSLIFIISTRKSSGFTAADSVAILFCATHKSLTLGIPMLKIVFEGYKHLSLISVPLLIYHPAQILLGSILLPSIKTWMTARQKTLTPV is encoded by the exons ATGGGTTTGATCGCTCGCGCGCGTAAAGAATGGTTCATCATCGGTATATTGCTCGTGATCACGTGCGCCAAGCTCGAGCCGTCCGTGGGGGTGAAAGGAG GTCCTCTTCGGCCAGAGTTCACCATTACCTATGTGGCAGTGtctgttattttctttaacagtggtttatctttaaaaacagaG gAGTTAGCCAGCGCGTTAATGCACGTCAAGTTGCATTTCTTTGTCCAGACGTTCACACTTGTGTTTTTCCCCGTTGCCATTTGGCTCCTTCTTAAAGTTCTGGCGCTCACTGCGATCAACGTCTGGCTTCTGAAAGG gttGCAGACCGTTGCGTGTATGCCCCCTCCTGTCTCCTCGGCAGTCATTCTGACTAAAGCTGTGGGAGGAAATGAG GCTGCAGCCATTTTTAACTCTGCATTTGGGAGTTTCCTG GGGATTGTGGTCACTCCTCTACTTCTGCTGGTGTTT TTGGGCTCCTCCTCGTCTGTCCCGTTCTCATCCATCTTCTCTCAGCTCTTCATGACTGTGG GTCCGCTCATAGTCGGTCAG GTATGCAGGAGGTTTCTAAGGGAGTGTCTGGACCGACGAAAACCTCCGTTCGGGACGGTGAGCAGCGTCGTTCTGCTCATGATCATCTACACCACCTTCTGTGACACCTTCTCCAACCCCAACATAGAGCTGGACCGTCTCAGTCTGCTCCTCGTCGTCTTCATCA TTTTTACTATTCAGTTGAGCTTCATGTCTCTGATATTTATTATATCTACAAg AAAATCCTCTGGATTCACAGCAGCTGACTCTGTGGCCATCCTCTTTTGTGCCACACACAAATCACTCACATTAG GAATCCCCATGCTAAAGATCGTGTTTGAGGGCTACAAGCATCTGTCTCTGATCTCAGTGCCTCTGTTGATATATCATCCCGCTCAGATCCTGTTGGGCAGCATCTTACTTCCTTCCATTAAAACATGGATGACTGCGAGACAGAAG aCCCTGACACCCGTATGA